The genome window AAGTGCAGGGGCATTTGCATTCCCTTGACACTACACAGGAGTATTGGCCCAGATTATGTAGAATGGCGGTTATACCCACAATCTGAAACAGAAGCaatagtgctaccaactgaatcaGATTTGATACTGGGCAGATTAAACAGCTTTTGCACCAAGCAATACTGTGATGTGCTGTCACCAAGctatcacccccttccccccagcaaTACACAATACTTGGctatatagaggcatagagtacaaaatcaaggaacctatcgcacacctacatgatggacgtgctttccaaaatggggtttggggagggaatctgcaattggatccaactgctctacacaaacatcagtagcgcagtgtcaatcaacgggtgggaatctgaaagtttcccgatcaaatctggagtcagacagggctgtcctctttccccggtcttgtttgtttgctgtattgaaccctttgctgagtctattaggaaggatgcgagcataagaggggtgacaatcccaggcagcggaggcactcaggtcaaaacctccctgtacatggatgacgtcgccgtcttctgctcggatccgctgtccgtgcgcagactgatgagcatctgcgaccagttcgaactggcctcgggagccaaagttaaccacggcaagagcgaggccatgttctttgggaactgggctgaccgatcctttgtccccttcaccgtcaggtcagattacctgaaggtgctggggatatggttcggaagtgccggggcgtgcaccaaaacatgggaggagcgagtagccaaggtacgacaaaagttgggcatgtgggggcagcgatctctctccattgtgggtaagaacctggtcatcaggtgcgaggcgctcacgttgttgctctacgtggcgcaggtctggcccataccccactcctgcgccgtggcagtcacccgagccattttccgcttcgtctggggatctaaaatggaccgggtccggagggacacgatgttcaaatctctggacatgggcgggaaaaatgtacccaacgtggccctcatcctgatgaccaccttcgtgtgcggctgcatcaagctatgtgtagatccccagtacgcaaactccaagtgtcactacgtgctgaggttctatctgtccccggtgttgcgaaggatgggcctggtcacattgccgcggaacgcaccatgcagttgggcggcgccgtaccacctatccttcgtggagcagtttctgcggaaaaacacctttgaccaccggtccatcaggcagtggtctgcacggaatgtcctcaaggccctacgggaaaaggaaacggtggatcctgtcggatggttccccgagcagaccgtcaaagtcatttggcggaatgcctcatcaccagaactttcaaacaagcaccaagacgtagcttggctggtggtgagaagggccctccccgtcaggtccttcatgcacacccgaagtctcgccccctccgcacagtgcccccgcgttggctgtggtggggaagagacggtcgcccacctcctcctggaatgtgcctttgcaaagcaggtgtggaaagagatgcagtggtttttgtcaaggttcatcccaagcagctctgtaacacaggagtctgtgctctacgggctgttcccagggacgcacaccgagacaaacatcaactgctgctggaggactatcaattcggtgaaagacgccctttggtctgcccgaaacttgctggtcttccagcgcaaagagttgtccaccaccgaatgttgcagactggcacattccaaggtccaggactacgtgctgagggacgcactaaagcttggggcagcctcagcaaaggctcaatggggaaagaccacagtgtaaggttcccccaccaagctggactgaggggctggaaccatgggaagcccctcgaactgtatcgttaatattctcaattgctgtaaatgtaaaactgtaattgacatgacaattgtgaaacggaagggttgggaagaaactcatgacattattgaaagaaactgatctcttttgcaatgtttgtattttttcgtgctgtttggaaactgtttggcaatgtaatttttacagatttttatgaataaagtatattttggaaataaaaaaaaaaaaggaacctATGTCGtaccctttataaaatactggttaggccagaGTAAATAACaacagtggcagaagggtcggtatcCAGAGGACATAGATTAAGATAATTCGCAAAAAAAGAATAGCTAGCTCATGCacaagattctatgattctgatcAATTGCTCTTCTGTCTCAGCTGCAGTATCTGTACAAAGAAACAAATTAAAGCGTTCATCGTTCCAGCCTCCCAGTTCCAACTCTTCAAGGTAGGTCTTGTGTGCAACAAGCTGTAACTGTAACTCCCGTCTATCCTCAAGAAcattgttacatagaaacatagaaaataggagcaggagtaggccattcggccgtttgagcctgctccgccattcattatgatcatggctgatcatccatgaaTTGTTTGCGAATATCAACAAATCACCACCTTCCTGCTGCATTAGCCAATCTCTGGTTCTGAGCATTTAACTTGCATGCACAGACACGTGCTAAGGTGTGCAGGGCTACTGCTGTGCTGCGAGATGTGTTTTTGTGTACAAACACTGTGTCCACAGTTGTGACAAAAGCAGTTGGTATTGGAAGATAGATGATTGTTTCAGGTCCTTCATCCCTCAGTGTGAAAGACTCTAGTCTCACACCAGTCCTGCAGGGGAgagtcttctataggcacataaatagtaaaaagatggtaaaaggaggagtggggctgattagggacctaaaagggaatttacgcatggagccaggaggcatggctgaggtactaaatgagtactttgcatctgtctttacaagcaagaagatgctgcccaagtcatggtgaaaatgGAGGTGGTTGTGACACTAGATGGGCCAAAAATTGATATAAAGGAAGTATTAGAAAGgccggctgtacttaaagttgataattcaTCAGGATCGGACGAGATGCTTccaatgatactgagggaagtagtatatatagatatagatatatgggtggtgtcagaggactggagaattgcaaatgttacaccctgttcaaaaaaggatgtaaggataagtccaactacaggccagtcagtctaacctcagcggtgggaaaggttttagaaacaataatttgggacaaaattaactatcacttggacaaatgtggattaattaaggacttccaaaaggcatttgataaagtgtcacataactggcttgtcagcaaagttagagcccatggtaaaaaaaggacagtggcagcatggatataaaattggttgactgacaggaagcagagagtagtggtgaacggttattttttggactggaggaagctatatagtggggttccccatggGGTCAATGTTAGGACTCTTGCTTTTCTAGATCGATATTAGTGACCTATTCTTGGGTGCACAGGGcaaaatttctaaatttacagctgacacaaaacttagaagtattgtgaactgtgaggagcatagtgataaacttaaagaggacataggctggttgaatgggcagtcaagtggcagatgaaatttaatgcagagaagtgtgaagtgatttattttggtaggaagaacgaggagaggcaatataagataaagggtacaattctgaagggggtggtgGAGCAGAGGCACCTGAGTGTATAAGTGCACGAAATCATTgagggtggcagggcaagttgagaaaagtgaggaataaagcatatggaatcctggctTTATAAAAAGGAGcagacagtacaaaagcaaggaagttatgataaacctgtataaaacactggttcagcctcaattggagtatctgggcaccacactttgggaaggatgctaagccattagagaaggtgcagaaaagattcacgagtatGGTTCCAAAGATAAGGAACTTCAGGTACGTGGCTAAATTAGAGAAGCCGGGGCTGTCCTCCttcgagaagattaagaggagatttgatagaggtgttcaagaacatgaggggtctggacagagcagatagggagaaattgttcccattggcagacagGTTGAgacccagaggacaccgatttaaggcaaaagaagcaacagtgatgaAAAAAAACTGTTTTTCACAGCAAGTGGTTGGATTCCGGAATGCTCTGCTTgagtgtgtgtggtggaggcagattcaatctaggccttcaaaagagaattgcataattatctgaagggaaaaaatttgcagggcgatgggaAAAAGATGGGGGTGCGgcatgggactaggtgagttgctcccaGAGAAATGGCACGGAAATGACAGACCAAATCATCTCACTTtgtgctgtacccattctatgAGATTCTAGTGTTACCTATGAATTAATAAATCAGACTCTGAGGATCTCGTTGAGGCTGAATCATATGGCCTTGATTCAGAGCAGATCTTTTCACTTCCAATTCAGTTTCCCCCCCTTATTTGCTGTCAGGTTGTGGCTGATGCTGGCAAAGCTACaattattgcccattgctaattgccctgaAGGTGAACCATTACTCTCAGTGGTGAAGGAACAACTTTATATGTACAGTTCAGGATTGTGTTCCCAAGTGCTTCCTATAAATTGTACACACTACAGGCATGGTGCAGTCATTGCATATGGATTCCAGGGGTAAGGAAtctgattaagtgggctgctttgtcctcaatgGTGATCAGCTTCTCTAGTGCTACTGGGCTGGACCATCCAGATgactggtgagtattccatcacactctaaaCTTGAGTCTTGTAAATGGTAGATTGCACaggatggcacagaaacaggccactcggcccagtCAGTCCATgtcagcgtttatgctccacttgagcctcctcctgtctttcctcatctaTATCTGGGTACTGGTCTCTGGTAAATTGCTGACCAGGCCATTATTCACAAAAGCCTGGCAAGGACCATCAGCAGGGTAGGGAACTGCAGGGATAATCAATCAGCTGTATCTGCCTGCCCCTGTCTTCGCCCAGTGTCCACATAAGCAGACTTCTCATAAGAGGTAACTGGGTCGATCTTAGGAAAAGACCCTGAAAGTGTATAACACCTTatcagggtgtcccaaagctcttcacaccTAGTTGTTTACTTTTTGATGTCTAATCCTGTTGGATTGAAGCCAAACAGCAGCAACCCTGGCTGAATTTCTTCACCCTATTTTAGGGGTGCTGAGACCAGTTGTCAAACCATCATCACTTCCCAGGCTGAGCTCACCTGATTCAGCAAAGACTAGGGTGTGAATGTGGGACCTTATGATCTACATAGTTCAGCTGCTCCCTGTTTTATCAAAAACTAAGGGATTTGTGAACATTTTAAAACAGAAATGTAATGATTGATATTGGCACATGCTGGTCTCAGTGTCAGACACTGAACATTATTACAtggcttctgtgatctatggaATTGTGTGAATTGCTTGTTTATGTATCTGACAAAGTATCTCAGACAGTTGGCTTAATTGTGTTCCACTTGCCTGcagtttcatagaacatagaacagtacagcacagtacaggcccttcggcccatgatgttgtgctgaacctttaacctactctaagatcaaactaactacctacccttcattctactatcatccatgtacctatccaagagtcgcttaaatgcccctaatgtatctgcttctactaccaccgctggcagcgcattccatgcacccaccactctctgtgtaaagaacctacctctgacatctccccgaaaccttcctccaatcaccttaaaattataccccctggtgatagccctttccaccctgggaaaaagtctctggccatccactctgtctatgcctctcatcatcttgtacccctctatcaagtcacctctcatcattcttcgctccaatgagaaaagccctagctccctcaatctttcttcgtaggacatgacctccagtccaggcagcatcctggtaaatctcctctgcaccctctctaaagcttccacatccttcctataatgaggcgaccagaactgaacacaatattccaagtgtggtcgaaccagggccttatagagctgcagcataacctcgcggctcttaaactcaatccccctgttaatgaaagccaacacaccatacgccttcttaacaaccctatcaacttgggtggcaactttgagcgatctatggacatggaccccaagatccctctgttcctccacactgccaagaatcctgtctttaagcctgtattctgcattcaaattcgaccttccaaaatgaatcacttcacacttttccaggttgaactccatctgccacttctcagcccagctctgcatcctgtcaatgtcccgttgcaacctacaacagccttccacactgtccacaactccagcaaccttcgtgtcatcggcaaacttgctaacctagccttccacttcctcatccaagtcatttataaaaatcacaaagagcagaggtcccagaacagatccttgtggaacaccactggtcaccgagctccatgctgaatactttccatctactaccaccctctgtcttctatgggccagccaattttgtatccagacagccaactttccctgtatcccatgcctccttactttctgaatgagcctaccatggggaaccttatcaaacgccttgctaaaatccatatacaccacatccactgctcttccttcatcaatgtgttttgtcacatcttcaaagaattcaataaggcttgtgaggcatgacctgcccctcacaaagccatgctgactgtctctaatcaaaccatgcttttccaaataatcataaatcctgtctctcagaatcctctccaataatttgcccactaccgacgtaagactgactggtctataattcctagggttatccctattccctttcttgaacaagggaacaacattttccaccctccaatcatctggtactactccagtggacagtgaagacgcaaagatcatcgccaaaggcgcagcaatctcttcccttgcttcccataatatccttgggtatatcccgtctggccctggggacttatctgtcctcatatcattcaaaatttccagcacatcctccctcttaacctcaacctgtttgagcatatcagcctgttccacgctgtcctcacaaacgaccaggttcctctcactagtgaatactgaagcaaagtattcatttaggacctcccctagctcctccgactccaggcacaagttccctccactatccctgatcggccctaccctcactctggccatcctcttgttcctcacataagtgtagaacgccttgggattttccttaatcctacccgccaagactttttcatgcccccttctagctctcctaagtgcattcttcagttccttcctggctaccttgtaaccctctagagccctgtctgatccttgcttcctcaaccttaaccaGAATTTATAACAGAAGTGAAACAGAATGATTAAGATTCAGTCGTTCCTTGTCAGGTCTCACCCACACTtagggtgattttttttttgcagggcGCTGAGAATTTAACTGTTTACACATTCAACACAAAGGTAGCAAAGCATATCTTCTGCAAAACATGTGGAGTACAAAGTTTCTACACCCCTCGCTCCAACCCTGATGGATATGGTAGGGAAAATATATTATGTACATGGGTGTCAATTCCACAGGAACTGATAAATAAAATCTTGCATACAAAATGTTATCAGATACTTTTGAAACTCCAATTAAATTCCATGTATAGAATAGCACTTTTCCATTAAGAATTCCTGTAGGTGCATGAGGTTATCATTGCTACATAAAAGtgacaacatggaaacaggccatttggcccaaccagtctttGTCAGTATTTACCTTCCACACGAGCAAATAGTCCTAGTCATGTTTACCCACCCTGTACCTTTTTCCCTTCATCCACCTCTCTAATCTAACCTTTAAAGCTGACAGTTTCTACTTTGACCACTAActgtggaagtgaattccacagccttaaAATTGTGAGACGAAGTTTCTCCTGCCCTCCGCTCTAAAGCTTCAATCTACAGCCCTTTGATCTAGACTCTCAAAAATTAGAAACAGTCTGCTTCTACCCACCTTGCCCCATCTTTTCAAGATTTTAAACAGTTCTATTATATTGGTCGTAACTTGCAATGTTCTACTGATAAAAGCCCCATTTTCAAGCCTTTCTTTGTATTTGTGGAAACTTGATGTGTCACACCTTGTAGATTGACATTGATGGATTTCTTTTGAAACTCTCAGATTTTCATCACTGGTGGTGTTAAGACTTGTCACTAAATCCCTTGAATCAAGTCTCACTCTTGCTTGAGCCCAGGTTTATGCTGGTTCTCAGGTACTGGTGCTGCATTTATGCAACAATTCCTGGCATGACCCACAGTGCATCTTTTGCATTCCTCTTGCCTCTTTTTTAATAGTTGATGCCATTTGTAATGTAGCTCTCTCCTGAACTGACAGCCATTTCTTGTTCACATTTATTGGTTACTTCAGTTGCTGAATCAGCTGTAATTTCCATCTGTAGGCGTGATGGCTCATTGCCTGGATGAAGGTACTGTGAACAGTGTCACAGTGGAACAGTTCAATGGCAAGGACTGGGAGAAGAGCATGAAGGAGCACAAGACCATACGGAATTTGTCTAAGTAATAATTTAAGCTACTTAACATAAGCCTCATTAATGAGAACTGAATGGTGTGAATGTTCAAGCTTCACCCTGATCATAAAACTCCAGTTACTCATGTTCCTATCCTCCTGCTGGGCTTGGCTTCCAAACTTACTGATAAGATGACAGAAGCCCAGAAGATTTGGTGAGGTCACTACAGCTATCAAGATTAAAACAAGATTAAAAACAATCACAGATACAGGGGGTTATGCACACATACATCTTCCCAAAGTGGATAACAAAAGCCAAGCAGTCTA of Heterodontus francisci isolate sHetFra1 chromosome 30, sHetFra1.hap1, whole genome shotgun sequence contains these proteins:
- the cenpv gene encoding LOW QUALITY PROTEIN: centromere protein V (The sequence of the model RefSeq protein was modified relative to this genomic sequence to represent the inferred CDS: substituted 1 base at 1 genomic stop codon); this encodes MELKAQEATIQPFSEHQVLVKHTGGCHCGAVRFEVRASADLHVLHXNCSICTKKQIKAFIVPASQFQLFKGAENLTVYTFNTKVAKHIFCKTCGVQSFYTPRSNPDGYGVMAHCLDEGTVNSVTVEQFNGKDWEKSMKEHKTIRNLSK